A region from the Nematostella vectensis chromosome 13, jaNemVect1.1, whole genome shotgun sequence genome encodes:
- the LOC5521600 gene encoding pyruvate dehydrogenase [acetyl-transferring]-phosphatase 2, mitochondrial — protein sequence MANFLARRGVVLSVAQQHARVCRSRAWHFTENGFSTKRDTTLIAESKPINSFLNRRIKTNSCCRTFRTSPASMREEPWMISDGEVNAMISRLEKSGKIDTGIIDRYETNQLASNQPMEDRKFVVRLLHQDGGYLFGVMDGHGGNACAHNVCKRLPDYIALSLLHRHVLLAHPDLMPKLTDYLTITKNEDHCYNYANDPACRNSLNKYFYELQDMVEAHVEMHGKKVAMLSLSQGRDSENMYSALHEEVVSNTVRSIREAYIRLDQDIRNEAVKESKSKLPEGSSCHAFDAANAGACALVAYIQGTELFLANAGDCRAVLGVQGEDGCWSAMQLSSDHTAGNPEEVQRILNQHPPEESTTVIRFERLLGRLAPLRAFGDARFKWDKKTQNKVYSKSSLNPMSEVEHFYTPPYLTAEPEVMSYQLQRTDKFLVLATDGLWDMLSNEEVVHYVQEHVCKKVEDTSKGVLPQDITFNEQELPCDLNNAASCLVREALGGDDHVAVSTTLSIPYPDVRMYRDDISVIVVFFNWERMESVDVD from the exons ATGGCAAATTTTCTAGCAAGGAGAGGAGTTGTTTTATCGGTTGCTCAACAGCATGCTAGGGTATGTAGATCGCGAGCTTGGCATTTTACAGAGAATGGATTTTCCACAAAAAGGGATACCACACTAATTGCGGAAAGCAAACCGATTAATTCTTTTTTGAATCgaagaataaaaacaaactccTGTTGTAGAACATTTAGGACAAGTCCAGCTTCTATGAGAGAAGAACCATGGATGATTTCAGATGGGGAAGTAAATGCTATGATCAGTAGATTAGAAAAGAGTGGCAAAATTGATACTGGGATTATAGATAGATACGAGACAAATCAGTTAGCTTCTAATCAGCCAATGGAAGATCGAAAATTTGTGGTGCGACTTCTACATCAAGATGGTGGGTACCTTTTTGGAGTGATGGACGGACATGGCGGTAATGCCTGTGCGCATAATGTGTGCAAGAGGTTACCTGATTACATCGCGTTGTCGCTCCTCCATCGTCATGTTCTTCTGGCACATCCTGACTTGATGCCCAAACTCACAGACTACCTGACAATAACCAAAAACGAAGACCATTGTTATAATTACGCTAACGATCCAGCATGTCGGAACAGTCTTAATAAGTACTTTTACGAGCTGCAAGATATGGTTGAAGCTCATGTAGAAATGCACGGTAAAAAAGTGGCAATGCTCTCCTTGTCACAAGGCAGAGACTCAGAAAACATGTACTCTGCACTTCATGAAGAGGTTGTTTCAAATACAGTTAGAAGTATTCGCGAAGCTTACATCCGTTTAGATCAAGACATTAGAAATGAGGCAGTGAAAGAGAGTAAGTCAAAGCTCCCTGAAGGTTCAAGTTGCCATGCCTTTGATGCTGCTAATGCTGGGGCCTGTGCTCTTGTAGCGTATATCCAAGGGACTGAGTTATTCCTGGCCAATGCTGGTGATTGCCGTGCCGTGCTGGGTGTCCAGGGTGAGGACGGGTGTTGGTCTGCGATGCAACTCTCTTCTGATCACACTGCAG GTAATCCAGAGGAGGTGCAACGAATACTGAACCAGCATCCCCCTGAAGAGAGCACCACAGTTATCAGATTTGAGCGGCTGCTTGGGCGCTTAGCCCCTCTGCGGGCATTTGGAGATGCTCGTTTCAAATGGGACAAGAAAACACAGAACAAAGTTTACAGTAAGAGCTCATTAAACCCCATGTCAGAAGTAGAACACTTCTACACACCCCCATATTTAACGGCAGAGCCTGAGGTTATGTCCTACCAGCTCCAACGCACAGACAAGTTCCTGGTCCTTGCGACAGATGGACTCTGGGACATGCTAAGTAATGAGGAAGTCGTCCACTATGTTCAAGAACATGTTTGCAAAAAAGTGGAGGACACTTCAAAGGGGGTACTACCACAGGATATCACTTTCAATGAGCAAGAGTTGCCATGCGATTTGAACAATGCTGCATCTTGTTTGGTGCGGGAGGCACTTGGCGGGGATGACCATGTTGCCGTAAGCACTACACTTAGTATACCCTATCCAGATGTGCGCATGTATCGTGATGACATCTCTGTGATTGTGGTCTTCTTCAACTGGGAACGGATGGAGAGTGTGGATGTGGATTGA
- the LOC116604427 gene encoding proton-coupled folate transporter — protein sequence MSVLDKMKGLRRYCGVEPVVFFYSYWYFLGLLAVLQFVYHRFSEDKGFPYRNLTESGEGCGGGGFSPNSSLHELEMEVQSASSELYMYYLGVWALSISFIVPFTGSYTDRRGRKPGLIAPLVGAILETLVLLLVLYFELPVYVLIAGGLVNGLTGNEATMTMATTCYVTDTTEGKQKSFRLSILQGVFFISATLSQLTSGLWIDYLGFKITTWFLLSLLIIPLIYVIFFVEESRVGIRNRESCFFSLGNIKPVIQVFTKTRKIGRGNFLLIIACYGVVFLSTVGTFSVFALFVMRTPLCWGPGILGYFMAYKFSSFGIGAAVGLKAMKWCGVSDINLCRIALLGQAATLLTIGFADETWIVFLAPAVGILGGMFSPVLWGKMSTIVGPDEQGSLFASITVIQTLMELSGTLLFNTIYPESMRFGMPGFVFFLSAAIMFIPFVILSCIRFPEDNVSKKNSQHVEEEMDLSTPLGPQNT from the exons ATGTCTGTACTTGACAAGATGAAGGGTTTGCGCCGCTACTGTGGCGTTGAGCCCGTCGTGTTCTTCTATTCATACTGGTACTTCCTTGGCTTGCTTGCAGTGCTGCAGTTTGTTTACCATCGTTTTAGCGAAGATAAGGGCTTTCCTTATCGCAACCTCACGGAGAGTGGAGAGGGATGCGGAGGAGGAGGGTTTTCTCCAAACTCTTCGCTCCACGAGCTCGAAATGGAG GTTCAAAGCGCATCCTCCGAGCTGTACATGTATTACCTCGGTGTGTGGGCCCTCTCCATATCATTCATCGTCCCTTTCACGGGTTCGTACACTGACCGACGCGGACGCAAGCCTGGACTTATAGCGCCTCTTGTCGGAGCCATTCTCGAGACTCTAGTCTTGCTTCTGGTCTTGTATTTCGAGCTGCCTGTGTACGTGTTGATCGCGGGAGGACTGGTAAATGGCCTTACTGGTAACGAGGCTACGATGACCATGGCTACAACATGTTACGTCACTGACACAACGGAGGGTAAACAGAAGTCTTTCAGACTTT CAATTCTTCAAGgggttttctttatttctgcGACTCTTAGTCAACTGACCAGCGGTCTTTGGATTGACTACCTGGGTTTCAAGATAACCACGTGGTTTTTGCTGAGCCTGCTGATCATACCGCTGATCTAcgtcattttctttgttgaagAGTCCAGAGTTGGTATTAGAAATAGGGAATCCTGTTTTTTCAGTCTAGGAAACATCAAGCCCGTAATACAAGTATTCACAAAAACGCGGAAGATAGGGCGAGGAAATTTTCTGCTGATAATCGCGTGTTATGGGGTCGTGTTTTTATCCACCGTCGGTACATTTTCCGTGTTTGCTCTTTTTGTCATGCGCACGCCGCTATGCTGGGGCCCAGGTATCCTCGGTTATTTTATGGCGTACAAGTTTTCGTCATTTGGGATTGGGGCCGCCGTGGGTCTCAAGGCTATGAAGTGGTGTGGAGTGAGTGACATCAACCTGTGTAGGATTGCGTTACTAGGGCAGGCGGCAACTCTGCTGACCATTGGATTCGCGGACGAGACGTGGATTGTTTTTCTTG CGCCCGCCGTGGGAATTCTTGGTGGCATGTTCTCTCCAGTGCTTTGGGGGAAAATGTCAACTATAGTAGGACCTGACGAACAAG GGAGCCTGTTTGCCTCGATAACAGTAATCCAGACCCTCATGGAGCTGTCGGGTACCCTGTTGTTCAACACCATTTATCCCGAGTCCATGCGGTTTGGTATGCCTGGGTTTGTTTTCTTCCTCAGCGCCGCTATCATGTTCATTCCGTTCGTGATTTTAAG TTGTATACGCTTTCCTGAGGATAACGTATCAAAGAAGAACTCCCAACACGTGGAGGAAGAGATGGACCTGTCGACACCACTAGGCCCTCAAAACACGTGA
- the LOC5521599 gene encoding colipase has protein sequence MDLPMAVLVSLLVASVVIASPVTKGKHQGTSWMQCKTSRDCEMDECCVALMKSEVKVCKRRPQLGNHCTPTIMPGIDGRCPCSSGLTCALTFMDNMGLRDKYQCVLVPDSDREFEKRRQ, from the exons ATGGATCTGCCTATGGCTGTTTTAGTAAGTCTGCTGGTTGCATCAGTGGTGATCGCTTCACCTGTAACTAAAGGAAAACACCAGGGAACCTCG TGGATGCAGTGCAAAACCTCAAGGGACTGCGAGATGGACGAGTGTTGTGTTGCGCTGATGAAGTCAGAGGTAAAAGTCTGCAAAAGACGACCGCAACTTGGAAATCACTGTACTCCTACAATTATG CCAGGAATTGACGGTCGGTGTCCATGCTCGTCCGGTCTGACATGCGCACTAACATTCATGGACAACATGGGCCTCAGAGACAAATACCAGTGCGTACTAGTGCCAGACTCCGACCGAGAGTTCGAGAAACGACGACAATAA